In Macadamia integrifolia cultivar HAES 741 chromosome 1, SCU_Mint_v3, whole genome shotgun sequence, a single window of DNA contains:
- the LOC122073886 gene encoding monooxygenase 1-like: protein MKSPGEVISFMNEEFRCLKRSDLISALTNNLPLDTIRFGCQTVALNLDPQTSHSIVHLHDGTMIKAEVVIGCDGVNSVLADWLGLKTARQLPLCAVRGFTNYPNGHGFSNEFVRMRRNHSALGITPVDDKLVHWYVPRLWTPQDLRISKEAKLIRDSTVESIREDYPADMIEMIRNCDLESLSLQRLRYRPPWEILLGNFSKGTVTVAGDAMHVMGPFVGQGGSSALEDAVVLARCLGREIGGSSSSKREEEVEVIIQAKRVRKAFDQYIKERTMRILRLSTESYLTGLLMQSSFSVMKFMILMLLLILFPNFFSHTRYDCGLL, encoded by the exons ATGAAATCACCGGGGGAAGTAATTTCATTCAT GAATGAAGAATTTAGGTGCTTGAAGAGAAGTGATCTCATCAGTGCCCTCACCAACAACCTTCCACTTGATACTATACGTTTTGGATGCCAGACAGTTGCACTCAACTTGGATCCCCAAACTTCTCATTCTATTGTTCATCTTCATGATGGGACTATGATCAAGGCGGAG GTTGTGATTGGATGTGATGGCGTAAACTCCGTGCTAGCTGATTGGCTGGGGCTCAAAACTGCAAGGCAGCTTCCTCTTTGCGCAGTGAGAGGGTTCACAAATTATCCAAATGGACATGGCTTCAGCAATGAATTTGTCCGAATGAGGAGAAACCATAGTGCATTAGGAATAACCCCAGTCGATGACAAGCTGGTCCATTGGTATGTACCCCGTCTATGGACTCCTCAAG ATTTGAGGATTTCAAAAGAAGCCAAGCTAATTAGAGATTCAACAGTAGAATCAATCAGGGAAGATTATCCAGCAGACATGATAGAAATGATAAGAAACTGTGACCTTGAGTCATTGAGTCTCCAACGCTTGAGGTACAGGCCACCATGGGAGATTCTACTGGGGAACTTCTCAAAAGGAACAGTTACAGTCGCAGGGGATGCTATGCATGTGATGGGCCCATTTGTAGGACAAGGTGGTTCATCAGCCCTAGAGGATGCAGTTGTCCTAGCGAGGTGCTTGGGACGAGAGATAGgtggcagcagcagcagcaagagagaagaagaagtagaggtAATAATACAGGCCAAAAGGGTAAGAAAGGCATTTGATCAATacataaaagaaagaacaatGCGGATACTGAGACTGTCTACAGAGAGTTACCTTACTGGGTTGCTGATGCAGTCCTCATTTTCAGTGATGAAGTTCATGATTCTCATGCTCCTCCTAATCCTCTTTCCCAACTTTTTTAGTCATACCCGTTATGACTGTGGTCTGCTTTAG